One Hyla sarda isolate aHylSar1 chromosome 11, aHylSar1.hap1, whole genome shotgun sequence genomic window carries:
- the ADAR gene encoding double-stranded RNA-specific adenosine deaminase isoform X2 translates to MPATGSPPCIPYRRQEQQDHFREQQRAFLLSSQPDLPVYHNHQQHSTWNCYRQHPRHYNSQKHLPPPVTRAPPSPARHAKWGPDLSASFQRLSVSRSSLEDSLLQSFGTLREGEYLTASYLAKSFRLEKKVINQHLYHLERSRLLCKEEGTPPKWRLSRPQTQRTNPETPEPTESEDMAETKEKLCEFLYQSPGSTPAIIRKGLGISKMNEINQLLNTLEKQGDVCRQGNTSKWALTDKKRERMFIKKRAAEIHENEQAGLTDPYVQPLANSENGQQGAAAVVPAAGNVDSLTPEVKEEEEESDMTSDEPPAKRMKDMSQADYENGRWAMDVVSDRDDGLGMDVQQGAVQNFYEPAKECSRLDKLLACQAKNPVSGLLEFAHFFSLQCDFVLLEQSGPSHDPRFKIQVVVDGRRFPEAEATSKKTAKKEAASLALRILLREEQGGTQEEVLAEQTPVEPTPEETEKSVTPSAPLIGGKNPISVLMEHSQKSGHMCEFQLVSQEGPPHDPKFTYMVKIGSQTFPTVVANSKKVAKQMAAEAAVKQLQEDNLLNPEKQQTPPESVTEVVNTTINTDFPPIPELSEEDLKFAQHSGIGDYIKYLNANPVSGLLEYSRAKGFAAEFKMVNQTGPPHDPKFVFQAKVGGRWFPPVTASNKKQAKAEAADAALRVLIGEAEKAVREGESMTELPVSGSTFHDQIAMLSHQKFNSLTARIQSSLLGRKILAAIIMKRNSEDLGTVVSIGTGNRCVKGEELSLHGETVNDCHAEIISRRGFIRFLYDQLMKYNPETPEESIFEESEGEMLRIRPGVTFHLYISTAPCGDGALFDKSCSDQPSAEGDKQHYPLFENPKQGKLRTKVENGEGTIPVESSDIVPTWDGIQHGERLRTMSCSDKILRWNVLGLQGAVLSHFIEPVYLSSVTLGYLFSKGHLTRAICCRMNRDGDAFQKLLPDLYVVNHPEVGRVSVYDSHRQTGKTKESSVNWCLADDEVEVLDGTKGKTEGARVEVSRVSKLHMYVLYQNLCALRGRNDLLQYTTYSDIKAAAAPYQQAKGQFFKALGEMGYGNWICKPQEEKSFNLATN, encoded by the exons atgcCGGCCACTGGCTCACCCCCCTGTATTCCCtataggaggcag GAGCAACAGGACCATTTCAGAGAACAGCAGCGAGCGTTTCTTCTGAGCAGTCAGCCAGACCTCCCTGTGTACCACAACCACCAGCAGCACTCCACCTGGAACTGCTACCGCCAGCATCccaggcactacaactcccagaagcacCTGCCCCCTCCCGTCACACGTGCTCCCCCCTCTCCTGCCCGCCACGCCAAGTGGGGTCCAGACCTGTCTGCTTCCTTCCAGCGCCTCTCTGTGTCGCGCAGCTCGTTAGAAGACTCTCTCCTGCAGAGTTTCGGCACACTCCGCGAGGGCGAGTACCTGACGGCCAGCTACTTAGCCAAATCCTTTCGGTTGGAGAAGAAAGTTATCAATCAGCATCTGTACCACCTCGAGCGCAGTCGCCTGCTGTGTAAGGAAGAGGGCACTCCGCCCAAGTGGAGGTTATCAAGACCCCAGACCCAGCGCACCAACCCAGAGACCCCCGAACCAACAGAGTCCGAAGACATGGCAGAAACCAAGGAGAAGCTGTGCGAGTTCCTCTACCAGTCCCCAGGCTCCACGCCCGCCATTATCCGTAAGGGTCTGGGCATCTCCAAGATGAATGAGATCAACCAGCTCCTCAACACCCTGGAGAAGCAGGGCGACGTCTGCCGGCAGGGCAACACCTCCAAGTGGGCGCTGACCGACAAGAAGCGGGAGCGCATGTTCATCAAGAAGAGGGCGGCCGAGATCCACGAGAACGAGCAGGCCGGCCTTACCGACCCATACGTCCAGCCGCTCGCCAACTCCGAGAATGGGCAGCAGGGGGCAGCCGCGGTGGTGCCGGCTGCAGGGAACGTGGACAGCCTCACCCCCgaagtgaaggaggaagaggaggagtctGACATGACCAGCGATGAGCCTCCCGCCAAGAGAATGAAGGACATGTCGCAAGCTGACTACGAGAACGGGCGCTGGGCCATGGACGTGGTGTCGGACCGGGATGACGGGCTGGGCATGGACGTGCAGCAAGGCGCGGTGCAGAACTTCTATGAGCCGGCCAAGGAGTGCTCCCGCCTGGACAAGCTGCTGGCGTGCCAGGCCAAGAACCCTGTGAGCGGCCTCCTGGAGTTCGCTCACTTCTTCTCACTGCAGTGCGACTTTGTGCTCCTGGAACAGAGCGGGCCCTCACACGACCCCAG GTTTAAGATTCAGGTGGTGGTCGATGGCCGCCGATTCCCCGAGGCTGAAGCCACCAGCAAGAAGACTGCGAAGAAGGAGGCGGCATCCCTGGCCCTGCGCATCCTCCTACGTGAGGAACAAGGGGGCACCCAGGAGGAGGTACTTGCAGAGCAGACCCCTGTAGAGCCCACCCCCGAGGAGACG GAAAAGAGTGTGACCCCCTCGGCCCCGCTGATCGGGGGCAAGAATCCAATCAGCGTCCTGATGGAGCACAGCCAGAAATCCGGGCACATGTGCGAATTCCAGCTGGTCAGCCAGGAGGGCCCCCCACACGACCCCAA ATTCACCTACATGGTAAAGATCGGCAGCCAGACCTTCCCCACCGTGGTGGCCAACAGCAAAAAGGTGGCCAAACAAATGGCGGCGGAGGCGGCGGTGAAACAACTGCAGGAAGACAACCTGCTGAATCCTGAGAAG CAGCAGACGCCGCCTGAGTCGGTGACCGAAGTTGTGAACACCACGATAAACACTGATTTCCCCCCTATCCCGGAGCTGTCGGAGGAGGACCTAAAGTTCGCGCAGCATTCGGGCATCGGGGACTATATCAAGTATCTCAATGCCAACCCTGTCAGTGGGCTCCTGGAATATTCCCGCGCCAAGGGGTTCGCCGCCGAGTTCAAGATGGTGAACCAGACCGGGCCACCACACGATCCGAA ATTCGTGTTCCAAGCCAAAGTTGGAGGCCGCTGGTTCCCCCCTGTCACCGCGTCCAATAAGAAGCAAGCGAAGGCCGAGGCGGCCGATGCTGCCCTGAGGGTCCTGATCGGGGAGGCGGAGAAAGCGGTCCGAGAGGGAGAAAGCATgacggag ctcccgGTCAGCGGCAGCACCTTCCACGACCAGATCGCCATGCTCAGCCACCAGAAGTTCAACAGCCTGACGGCCCGGATCCAGAGCAGCCTGCTGGGGAGGAAGATCCTGGCGGCCATCATCATGAAGCGGAACAGCGAGGACCTGGGCACGGTCGTTAGTATTGGCACGG GTAACCGGTGTGTGAAGGGTGAGGAGCTGAGTCTGCACGGGGAGACGGTCAATGACTGCCACGCTGAGATCATCTCACGCCGGGGCTTCATCAG GTTCCTGTACGATCAGCTGATGAAATACAACCCGGAGACCCCGGAGGAGAGTATATTCGAGGAGTCTGAGGGGGAGATGCTGAGGATCCGCCCGGGGGTCACCTTCCACCTCTACATCAG TACCGCTCCCTGTGGTGATGGGGCGCTCTTCGACAAGTCCTGCAGTGACCAGCCCTCCGCAGAAGGAGACAAGCAGCATTACCCGCTCTTCGAGAACCCCAAGCAAGGAAAACTGCGAACCAAAGTGGAGAACG GGGAAGGGACCATACCTGTTGAGTCCAGTGACATTGTCCCCACATGGGACGGGATTCAGCACGGGGAGCGGCTCCGCACCATGTCTTGCAGTGATAAGATCCTCCGCTGGAACGTGCTGGGGCTCCAGGGCGCCGTCCTGTCGCACTTTATCGAGCCGGTGTACCTCAGCTCCGTCACCCTCG GATACCTGTTCAGTAAGGGTCACCTGACACGGGCGATCTGCTGCCGTATGAACCGGGATGGGGACGCCTTCCAGAAGCTGCTGCCTGATCTCTACGTGGTCAATCACCCTGAG GTGGGACGGGTCAGCGTGTATGACTCTCACCGGCAGACCGGGAAGACAAAGGAGTCCAGTGTGAACTGGTGCCTGGCGGACGACGAGGTGGAGGTTCTGGATGGAACTAAAGGCAAAACGGAAGG ggCCCGGGTGGAAGTTTCCCGCGTCTCGAAGCTCCACATGTACGTCTTGTACCAGAACCTTTGCGCCCTGCGTGGCCGCAACGATCTCCTGCAGTACACGACCTACAGCGACATCAAAGCAGCGGCCGCCCCCTACCAGCAGGCCAAGGGACAGTTCTTTAAGGCTCTAGGGGAGATGGGATACGGGAACTGGATCTGCAAACCCCAGGAGGAGAAGAGCTTCAACCTGGCCACAAATTAA
- the ADAR gene encoding double-stranded RNA-specific adenosine deaminase isoform X1, with protein MPATGSPPCIPYRRQEQQDHFREQQRAFLLSSQPDLPVYHNHQQHSTWNCYRQHPRHYNSQKHLPPPVTRAPPSPARHAKWGPDLSASFQRLSVSRSSLEDSLLQSFGTLREGEYLTASYLAKSFRLEKKVINQHLYHLERSRLLCKEEGTPPKWRLSRPQTQRTNPETPEPTESEDMAETKEKLCEFLYQSPGSTPAIIRKGLGISKMNEINQLLNTLEKQGDVCRQGNTSKWALTDKKRERMFIKKRAAEIHENEQAGLTDPYVQPLANSENGQQGAAAVVPAAGNVDSLTPEVKEEEEESDMTSDEPPAKRMKDMSQADYENGRWAMDVVSDRDDGLGMDVQQGAVQNFYEPAKECSRLDKLLACQAKNPVSGLLEFAHFFSLQCDFVLLEQSGPSHDPRFKIQVVVDGRRFPEAEATSKKTAKKEAASLALRILLREEQGGTQEEVLAEQTPVEPTPEETEKSVTPSAPLIGGKNPISVLMEHSQKSGHMCEFQLVSQEGPPHDPKFTYMVKIGSQTFPTVVANSKKVAKQMAAEAAVKQLQEDNLLNPEKQQQTPPESVTEVVNTTINTDFPPIPELSEEDLKFAQHSGIGDYIKYLNANPVSGLLEYSRAKGFAAEFKMVNQTGPPHDPKFVFQAKVGGRWFPPVTASNKKQAKAEAADAALRVLIGEAEKAVREGESMTELPVSGSTFHDQIAMLSHQKFNSLTARIQSSLLGRKILAAIIMKRNSEDLGTVVSIGTGNRCVKGEELSLHGETVNDCHAEIISRRGFIRFLYDQLMKYNPETPEESIFEESEGEMLRIRPGVTFHLYISTAPCGDGALFDKSCSDQPSAEGDKQHYPLFENPKQGKLRTKVENGEGTIPVESSDIVPTWDGIQHGERLRTMSCSDKILRWNVLGLQGAVLSHFIEPVYLSSVTLGYLFSKGHLTRAICCRMNRDGDAFQKLLPDLYVVNHPEVGRVSVYDSHRQTGKTKESSVNWCLADDEVEVLDGTKGKTEGARVEVSRVSKLHMYVLYQNLCALRGRNDLLQYTTYSDIKAAAAPYQQAKGQFFKALGEMGYGNWICKPQEEKSFNLATN; from the exons atgcCGGCCACTGGCTCACCCCCCTGTATTCCCtataggaggcag GAGCAACAGGACCATTTCAGAGAACAGCAGCGAGCGTTTCTTCTGAGCAGTCAGCCAGACCTCCCTGTGTACCACAACCACCAGCAGCACTCCACCTGGAACTGCTACCGCCAGCATCccaggcactacaactcccagaagcacCTGCCCCCTCCCGTCACACGTGCTCCCCCCTCTCCTGCCCGCCACGCCAAGTGGGGTCCAGACCTGTCTGCTTCCTTCCAGCGCCTCTCTGTGTCGCGCAGCTCGTTAGAAGACTCTCTCCTGCAGAGTTTCGGCACACTCCGCGAGGGCGAGTACCTGACGGCCAGCTACTTAGCCAAATCCTTTCGGTTGGAGAAGAAAGTTATCAATCAGCATCTGTACCACCTCGAGCGCAGTCGCCTGCTGTGTAAGGAAGAGGGCACTCCGCCCAAGTGGAGGTTATCAAGACCCCAGACCCAGCGCACCAACCCAGAGACCCCCGAACCAACAGAGTCCGAAGACATGGCAGAAACCAAGGAGAAGCTGTGCGAGTTCCTCTACCAGTCCCCAGGCTCCACGCCCGCCATTATCCGTAAGGGTCTGGGCATCTCCAAGATGAATGAGATCAACCAGCTCCTCAACACCCTGGAGAAGCAGGGCGACGTCTGCCGGCAGGGCAACACCTCCAAGTGGGCGCTGACCGACAAGAAGCGGGAGCGCATGTTCATCAAGAAGAGGGCGGCCGAGATCCACGAGAACGAGCAGGCCGGCCTTACCGACCCATACGTCCAGCCGCTCGCCAACTCCGAGAATGGGCAGCAGGGGGCAGCCGCGGTGGTGCCGGCTGCAGGGAACGTGGACAGCCTCACCCCCgaagtgaaggaggaagaggaggagtctGACATGACCAGCGATGAGCCTCCCGCCAAGAGAATGAAGGACATGTCGCAAGCTGACTACGAGAACGGGCGCTGGGCCATGGACGTGGTGTCGGACCGGGATGACGGGCTGGGCATGGACGTGCAGCAAGGCGCGGTGCAGAACTTCTATGAGCCGGCCAAGGAGTGCTCCCGCCTGGACAAGCTGCTGGCGTGCCAGGCCAAGAACCCTGTGAGCGGCCTCCTGGAGTTCGCTCACTTCTTCTCACTGCAGTGCGACTTTGTGCTCCTGGAACAGAGCGGGCCCTCACACGACCCCAG GTTTAAGATTCAGGTGGTGGTCGATGGCCGCCGATTCCCCGAGGCTGAAGCCACCAGCAAGAAGACTGCGAAGAAGGAGGCGGCATCCCTGGCCCTGCGCATCCTCCTACGTGAGGAACAAGGGGGCACCCAGGAGGAGGTACTTGCAGAGCAGACCCCTGTAGAGCCCACCCCCGAGGAGACG GAAAAGAGTGTGACCCCCTCGGCCCCGCTGATCGGGGGCAAGAATCCAATCAGCGTCCTGATGGAGCACAGCCAGAAATCCGGGCACATGTGCGAATTCCAGCTGGTCAGCCAGGAGGGCCCCCCACACGACCCCAA ATTCACCTACATGGTAAAGATCGGCAGCCAGACCTTCCCCACCGTGGTGGCCAACAGCAAAAAGGTGGCCAAACAAATGGCGGCGGAGGCGGCGGTGAAACAACTGCAGGAAGACAACCTGCTGAATCCTGAGAAG CAGCAGCAGACGCCGCCTGAGTCGGTGACCGAAGTTGTGAACACCACGATAAACACTGATTTCCCCCCTATCCCGGAGCTGTCGGAGGAGGACCTAAAGTTCGCGCAGCATTCGGGCATCGGGGACTATATCAAGTATCTCAATGCCAACCCTGTCAGTGGGCTCCTGGAATATTCCCGCGCCAAGGGGTTCGCCGCCGAGTTCAAGATGGTGAACCAGACCGGGCCACCACACGATCCGAA ATTCGTGTTCCAAGCCAAAGTTGGAGGCCGCTGGTTCCCCCCTGTCACCGCGTCCAATAAGAAGCAAGCGAAGGCCGAGGCGGCCGATGCTGCCCTGAGGGTCCTGATCGGGGAGGCGGAGAAAGCGGTCCGAGAGGGAGAAAGCATgacggag ctcccgGTCAGCGGCAGCACCTTCCACGACCAGATCGCCATGCTCAGCCACCAGAAGTTCAACAGCCTGACGGCCCGGATCCAGAGCAGCCTGCTGGGGAGGAAGATCCTGGCGGCCATCATCATGAAGCGGAACAGCGAGGACCTGGGCACGGTCGTTAGTATTGGCACGG GTAACCGGTGTGTGAAGGGTGAGGAGCTGAGTCTGCACGGGGAGACGGTCAATGACTGCCACGCTGAGATCATCTCACGCCGGGGCTTCATCAG GTTCCTGTACGATCAGCTGATGAAATACAACCCGGAGACCCCGGAGGAGAGTATATTCGAGGAGTCTGAGGGGGAGATGCTGAGGATCCGCCCGGGGGTCACCTTCCACCTCTACATCAG TACCGCTCCCTGTGGTGATGGGGCGCTCTTCGACAAGTCCTGCAGTGACCAGCCCTCCGCAGAAGGAGACAAGCAGCATTACCCGCTCTTCGAGAACCCCAAGCAAGGAAAACTGCGAACCAAAGTGGAGAACG GGGAAGGGACCATACCTGTTGAGTCCAGTGACATTGTCCCCACATGGGACGGGATTCAGCACGGGGAGCGGCTCCGCACCATGTCTTGCAGTGATAAGATCCTCCGCTGGAACGTGCTGGGGCTCCAGGGCGCCGTCCTGTCGCACTTTATCGAGCCGGTGTACCTCAGCTCCGTCACCCTCG GATACCTGTTCAGTAAGGGTCACCTGACACGGGCGATCTGCTGCCGTATGAACCGGGATGGGGACGCCTTCCAGAAGCTGCTGCCTGATCTCTACGTGGTCAATCACCCTGAG GTGGGACGGGTCAGCGTGTATGACTCTCACCGGCAGACCGGGAAGACAAAGGAGTCCAGTGTGAACTGGTGCCTGGCGGACGACGAGGTGGAGGTTCTGGATGGAACTAAAGGCAAAACGGAAGG ggCCCGGGTGGAAGTTTCCCGCGTCTCGAAGCTCCACATGTACGTCTTGTACCAGAACCTTTGCGCCCTGCGTGGCCGCAACGATCTCCTGCAGTACACGACCTACAGCGACATCAAAGCAGCGGCCGCCCCCTACCAGCAGGCCAAGGGACAGTTCTTTAAGGCTCTAGGGGAGATGGGATACGGGAACTGGATCTGCAAACCCCAGGAGGAGAAGAGCTTCAACCTGGCCACAAATTAA